A genomic region of Trifolium pratense cultivar HEN17-A07 linkage group LG3, ARS_RC_1.1, whole genome shotgun sequence contains the following coding sequences:
- the LOC123915442 gene encoding cytochrome P450 704C1-like yields the protein MKFIDFLFAVKPLFPILIAIVLAAYLVIKIHGNRLVDKKRKYHPIAGTVLHQLFHFHRLLEYMTDLTNKRKTYRLLSFTRSEVYTANPANIEHMLVTNFSNYGKGWYHHSVLEDLLGDGIFTVDGEQWRHQRKSASYQFSTKLLREFSSSVFKSNAVKLAGIVSEAAISNNTIELQDLFMKSTLDSVFKVILGVELDTMCGTYREGTQFSTAFDEASEAIMFRYVNFLWKVQRFLNIGSEAVLKKSLRVIDDYVYKVITSKIEQSQKPQDNSLGLKGDILSRFLELNETDSKYLKDIILSFIIAGKDTTAITLSWFIYQLCKHPHVQEKIAQEIRDVTKLENGLTIDELAAKVTEESMKKMQYLHAALTETIRLHPAVPVESRYCFSDDTLPDGYSVRKGDLVSFQPYVMGRMKFLWGEDAEQFRPERWLDENGNFKKESSFKFTAFQGGPRICLGKDFAYRQMKIYSAILLGSHGFKLADQNKLVKYRIMLTLQIDGGLHVYAFQRNK from the exons ATGAAATTCATAGATTTTCTCTTTGCAGTGAAACCTCTTTTTCCAATATTAATAGCTATTGTTTTAGCTGCTTATTTGGTTATCAAAATTCATGGCAATAGATTAGTtgacaagaaaagaaaatatcacCCTATTGCTGGCACAGTCTTGCATCAACTGTTCCACTTTCACAGGTTGCTAGAGTACATGACTGACCTTACAAATAAGAGAAAAACTTACAGGTTGCTTAGCTTCACTAGAAGTGAAGTGTACACTGCAAACCCTGCTAATATTGAGCATATGCTAGTCACAAACTTCTCAAACTATGGCAAG GGTTGGTATCACCACAGTGTCTTGGAAGATCTACTGGGAGATGGTATATTCACAGTGGACGGAGAGCAGTGGCGACATCAGAGAAAATCAGCAAGCTATCAATTCTCAACTAAGTTATTGAGAGAATTCAGCAGCTCAGTGTTCAAATCCAACGCAGTAAAACTTGCAGGGATAGTGTCTGAAGCTGCAATCTCAAACAATACTATTGAACTGCAG GACCTGTTCATGAAATCAACTCTAGATTCTGTATTCAAGGTTATTCTTGGTGTAGAATTGGACACAATGTGTGGAACCTATAGAGAAGGTACACAATTTTCCACTGCTTTTGATGAAGCAAGTGAAGCTATCATGTTTCGGTATGTTAACTTTCTCTGGAAGGTTCAGCGGTTCTTGAACATTGGATCGGAAGCAGTACTAAAAAAAAGCCTAAGAGTGATCGACGACTACGTATACAAAGTAATCACAAGCAAGATTGAGCAATCTCAAAAGCCACAAGATAACTCTCTTGGGCTGAAAGGAGACATTTTGTCAAGGTTTCTAGAATTGAATGAGACAGATTCAAAGTACCTTAAAGACATTATTTTGAGTTTTATCATTGCAGGGAAAGATACAACAGCAATCACTCTTTCTTGGTTTATTTACCAACTCTGCAAGCATCCTCATGTGCAGGAAAAGATTGCGCAAGAGATTAGGGACGTAACAAAATTAGAAAATGGTTTAACCATTGATGAACTTGCAGCTAAAGTAACTGAAGAAAGCATGAAAAAGATGCAGTATCTGCATGCAGCTTTGACCGAAACTATCAGGCTCCATCCAGCAGTTCCAGTG GAAAGTAGGTATTGTTTTTCGGATGACACGCTACCAGATGGATATAGTGTGAGGAAAGGTGATCTTGTTTCATTCCAACCATATGTGATGGGAAGGATGAAATTCTTGTGGGGTGAAGATGCTGAGCAATTCAGGCCAGAGAGATGGCTTGATGAAAATGGAAATTTTAAGAAAGAAAGCTCTTTTAAGTTCACTGCCTTCCAG GGGGGTCCAAGAATTTGCCTTGGCAAAGACTTTGCATACAGACAGATGAAGATATATTCTGCAATTCTGTTAGGTAGCCACGGCTTCAAACTAGCAGACCAAAATAAATTGGTGAAATACAGAATCATGCTCACTCTACAAATTGATGGTGGCCTACATGTCTATGCTTTTCAGAGAAATAAATAA